Proteins from a genomic interval of Psychrobacter urativorans:
- a CDS encoding ribosome-binding factor A: protein MNQRLQRLADQIQRELAVLIRDAVNDPRLTGFVTISSVKVSPDLGYAEVYVTIMEPELNDAMTKANHEESVKVLNKAAGFLRTELSHSLKTRTTPRLRFHYDEVTARGNYMMDLISQAVIKTEQNEAEAQETDQ from the coding sequence ATGAACCAACGCTTACAACGCTTAGCCGATCAGATTCAGCGCGAGCTTGCTGTTCTTATTCGTGATGCAGTGAATGATCCGCGCCTCACTGGTTTTGTGACCATCTCTAGTGTGAAAGTCAGCCCAGATTTGGGCTATGCAGAAGTTTATGTCACCATCATGGAGCCTGAGCTTAATGATGCCATGACCAAAGCCAATCATGAAGAGAGTGTCAAAGTACTCAACAAAGCTGCTGGATTCCTACGTACCGAGCTGAGCCATAGCTTAAAAACCCGTACCACTCCGCGTTTACGCTTTCATTATGATGAAGTCACCGCTCGTGGTAATTATATGATGGATTTGATTAGCCAAGCGGTTATCAAAACTGAGCAAAATGAAGCTGAAGCGCAAGAAACAGACCAGTAA
- the infB gene encoding translation initiation factor IF-2 — MADKTVKELADMVGKAATAVQQQLVDAGLPARSEDDLVTELEQEKLVTYLKQSHGQQEKRRISLKSKTTSTARVTGSSGKSKSVNVEVRKKKVFEKPDPEKMAEELANREQALIESQARAAKEAEERATTKKKAEERQAATLAAMRTSLGSSKSSDGKSAKVANSSVVVKKGGKNTPVEIIVKEKEKEKKKVAATKPKVETAAERKAREVREKEESRLRQIETETRRTQAEEAQKRTLEQMRKMAGKYTDQPTTEVRKDEPLAEGLVGDALEESFEKERREIKRGASSTGTRGRRRKNQDEREMKNRNSGLRSSQAAQHKFEKPVEKIIYDVEISEQITVSDLAQRMAVKAREVTKLLMKMGELASESDSIDQATASLLVEEMGHNPVLVSDTKVEDDLHDAVDERSSNIQARPPVVTIMGHVDHGKTSLLDKIRETKVATGEAGGITQHIGAYHVETARGVITFLDTPGHAAFSAMRSRGAQATDIVVLVVAADDGMMPQTEEAIDHARAAGTPIIVAINKMDKPSADPDRVLNELTAKQVISEEWGGDTPMARISAKTGEGIDQLLEYISLTAELMELEAPLDGAAQGVVIESRLEKGRGPVATVLVKKGTLKQGDLVLAGEHYGKVRAMIDEHGNRIQSAGPSIPVEILGLPETPASGSEFLVVSDEKKAREVADFRANREREQQLDRQNTMRLESLFEQMEQGDVSFLNIVLKTDVRGSLEALLSALNELSTDEVKVRVISSGVGPISESDVTLAESSEAVLLGFNVRADATARRTADAADMDIRYYSVIYGLIDDVKAAMSGMLAPEHREKILGVADVREVFRSSKFGAAAGCMVVEGTIFRNKPIRVLRDDQVIFTGQLQSLRRYKEDVNEVRTGMECGLAVRGYDVEAGDKIEVFEIQQFERTI, encoded by the coding sequence ATGGCAGATAAGACCGTCAAAGAACTGGCAGATATGGTAGGCAAAGCCGCAACTGCTGTACAGCAGCAATTAGTGGATGCTGGGCTACCTGCTCGTAGTGAGGATGACTTAGTCACCGAACTTGAGCAAGAGAAGTTGGTGACGTATTTAAAACAAAGTCATGGCCAGCAAGAAAAACGCCGTATTAGCCTAAAATCTAAGACGACCAGTACTGCGCGCGTGACCGGCTCTTCAGGTAAATCAAAGAGCGTTAATGTTGAAGTGCGTAAAAAGAAAGTATTTGAAAAACCAGATCCCGAAAAAATGGCTGAAGAACTTGCTAACCGTGAACAGGCTCTGATTGAGTCGCAAGCACGTGCAGCAAAAGAAGCGGAAGAGCGTGCGACGACTAAGAAGAAAGCTGAAGAACGCCAAGCAGCAACCTTAGCGGCCATGCGTACCAGTCTCGGCTCAAGTAAAAGCTCTGATGGCAAAAGTGCTAAAGTTGCCAACTCTTCAGTAGTGGTCAAAAAAGGCGGTAAAAACACGCCTGTTGAGATCATTGTTAAAGAAAAAGAGAAAGAGAAGAAAAAAGTCGCCGCGACTAAGCCAAAAGTAGAAACTGCAGCTGAGCGTAAAGCGCGTGAAGTACGTGAGAAAGAAGAAAGTCGCCTACGTCAAATCGAAACAGAAACCCGTCGTACCCAAGCTGAAGAGGCGCAAAAGCGTACCCTTGAGCAAATGCGTAAAATGGCTGGTAAATATACCGATCAACCGACTACTGAAGTGCGTAAAGATGAGCCTTTGGCTGAAGGTTTAGTTGGTGATGCTTTAGAAGAATCGTTCGAGAAAGAGCGCCGCGAGATTAAGCGTGGAGCAAGCAGCACTGGTACTCGTGGTCGTCGTCGTAAGAACCAAGATGAGCGTGAAATGAAAAACCGTAACAGCGGTTTACGTTCGTCACAAGCGGCACAGCACAAGTTTGAAAAGCCAGTTGAAAAAATTATTTATGATGTTGAAATCAGTGAGCAAATCACCGTTTCAGACTTGGCACAACGTATGGCTGTTAAAGCCCGTGAAGTGACTAAGCTACTTATGAAAATGGGTGAGTTGGCAAGCGAGTCAGACAGCATTGATCAAGCGACTGCCAGTCTGCTTGTCGAAGAAATGGGTCACAACCCAGTATTAGTTAGTGATACTAAGGTTGAAGATGATCTTCATGATGCCGTTGATGAGCGTAGTAGTAACATCCAAGCGCGTCCGCCGGTAGTGACGATTATGGGTCACGTTGACCATGGTAAGACCTCTTTACTAGACAAGATTCGCGAAACCAAAGTCGCCACTGGCGAGGCTGGTGGTATTACTCAGCATATTGGTGCGTATCATGTGGAAACCGCACGTGGCGTTATTACCTTCCTTGATACCCCAGGTCACGCCGCCTTTAGTGCGATGCGTTCACGTGGTGCTCAAGCGACAGATATCGTGGTTCTAGTGGTTGCTGCTGATGATGGTATGATGCCGCAAACTGAAGAAGCAATTGATCACGCGCGTGCAGCGGGTACACCAATTATTGTTGCTATCAACAAAATGGATAAGCCAAGCGCTGATCCTGATCGTGTACTGAATGAGCTGACGGCTAAGCAAGTTATCTCAGAAGAATGGGGTGGCGACACACCAATGGCACGTATCTCAGCCAAAACTGGCGAAGGTATTGATCAGCTTTTAGAATATATCAGCTTAACAGCAGAGCTAATGGAATTAGAAGCGCCACTAGACGGTGCTGCGCAAGGTGTGGTCATTGAATCTAGACTTGAAAAAGGTCGTGGTCCTGTTGCTACTGTCTTGGTCAAAAAAGGCACGTTGAAGCAAGGCGACTTGGTATTAGCCGGCGAACATTATGGTAAAGTTCGTGCCATGATTGATGAGCATGGTAATCGTATTCAATCAGCCGGACCTTCTATTCCTGTTGAGATTTTAGGTTTACCTGAAACCCCAGCGTCTGGTAGTGAATTCTTAGTCGTTAGCGATGAGAAAAAAGCCCGTGAAGTGGCAGATTTCAGAGCCAACCGTGAGCGTGAGCAGCAACTTGACCGTCAGAACACCATGCGCTTAGAGAGTTTGTTTGAGCAGATGGAACAAGGTGATGTCTCATTCTTAAATATCGTTCTTAAAACCGATGTTCGTGGTTCATTAGAAGCCTTGCTTTCAGCCTTGAATGAATTATCGACTGATGAAGTCAAAGTTCGCGTCATCAGCTCAGGTGTCGGTCCGATTTCTGAATCTGACGTGACCCTTGCTGAATCTAGCGAAGCGGTATTGCTCGGCTTTAACGTTCGCGCAGATGCAACGGCGCGCCGTACAGCAGATGCTGCTGACATGGATATTCGTTATTACAGCGTTATCTATGGCTTGATTGATGATGTGAAAGCGGCAATGAGTGGTATGCTTGCGCCTGAACATCGTGAGAAGATTTTGGGTGTTGCTGACGTACGTGAAGTGTTCCGTTCTAGTAAGTTTGGTGCTGCTGCCGGTTGTATGGTGGTTGAAGGAACTATTTTCCGTAATAAGCCCATTCGTGTCCTACGTGATGACCAAGTTATCTTTACCGGTCAATTGCAGTCGCTACGTCGCTATAAAGAAGACGTTAACGAAGTGCGTACTGGCATGGAATGTGGTCTTGCTGTTCGTGGCTATGACGTTGAAGCCGGTGACAAAATTGAAGTGTTTGAGATTCAGCAGTTTGAGCGTACTATTTAA